Proteins found in one Serinicoccus marinus DSM 15273 genomic segment:
- a CDS encoding glutamine amidotransferase, which translates to MRPFLLLGTRAEDDAADDEYAGFLRYAGLRESELHRVRVEAAPLPTVDLTAYSGIILGGSPFNASDERKGEVQQRVERDLAALARRVVEADVPFLGACYGIGLLGLAMGGTVDRRFGEAPAAVEISLTERGLADPLLAGMPDPFHAIVGHKEACAVLPPGAVLLASSAGCPTQMFRMGRHVYATQFHPELDAESLERRLHIYAGHGYCEPEEVAPIVAQAESVDLTHVRSLLPAFVERFGHPAPA; encoded by the coding sequence GTGAGGCCCTTCCTGCTGCTCGGCACGCGCGCCGAGGACGACGCCGCCGACGACGAGTACGCGGGCTTCCTGCGCTACGCCGGGTTGCGGGAGAGCGAGCTGCACCGGGTGCGCGTCGAGGCGGCGCCGCTGCCGACGGTCGACCTCACGGCCTACAGCGGGATCATCCTGGGCGGCAGCCCGTTCAACGCCTCGGACGAGCGGAAGGGCGAGGTGCAGCAGCGGGTCGAGCGTGACCTGGCCGCGCTGGCCCGCCGCGTCGTCGAGGCCGATGTGCCGTTCCTCGGCGCCTGCTACGGGATCGGGCTGCTCGGCCTGGCCATGGGCGGGACGGTCGACCGCCGGTTCGGCGAGGCGCCCGCCGCGGTGGAGATCTCGCTGACGGAGCGGGGCCTGGCCGACCCGCTGCTCGCCGGTATGCCGGACCCGTTCCACGCGATCGTTGGGCACAAGGAGGCATGCGCCGTGCTGCCGCCGGGTGCGGTGCTGCTCGCGTCGTCGGCGGGCTGCCCGACGCAGATGTTCCGGATGGGGCGCCACGTCTACGCCACGCAGTTCCACCCCGAGCTGGACGCGGAGTCGCTCGAGCGGCGGCTGCACATCTACGCCGGTCACGGCTACTGCGAGCCCGAGGAGGTCGCGCCCATCGTGGCCCAGGCCGAGTCGGTCGACCTCACCCACGTGCGCAGCCTGCTTCCGGCCTTCGTCGAGCGCTTCGGCCACCCCGCCCCGGCCTGA
- a CDS encoding YjiH family protein, whose translation MSTTTRPDDVPDTAVPMWKFFVLSAIGVVMFFVPVTIGGRSTIPLDHIVSWLREAIPGILPWYALALIAAGAVYPWVTGSWRRSTTDAVFAVARVIGLIVGVMLVLEVGPAWLFAEGMGPFLLNALVIPVGLLVPIGAVFLALLVGYGLMEFIGVLARPLMRPVFRTPGRSAIDAVASFVGSYSLALLITNRVYLDGKYTRREAMVIATGFSTVSATFMIVVASALDLMDHWTVYFWSTLLITFVVTAITVWIPPLSRIPDETAPGVEHQPEQPTEGGRFATAWREARHTVAADPGLLRTVRSTFLDGLRMAMAILPSILSIGLLGLVLAEFTPVFDWLGYVFYPITWALQIPEPLLVAKAAALGVSEMFLPAALVAESAMSVKYVVAVVSVSQIIFFSAMVPSLVGTQIPVSIPRLLVVWFERVCLSLVLAIPVGLLLF comes from the coding sequence ATGAGCACCACCACCCGGCCCGACGACGTGCCGGACACCGCAGTCCCCATGTGGAAGTTCTTCGTCCTGTCCGCCATCGGCGTCGTGATGTTCTTCGTGCCGGTCACGATCGGCGGGCGCAGCACGATCCCGCTGGACCACATCGTGTCCTGGCTGCGCGAGGCGATCCCCGGCATCCTGCCCTGGTATGCCCTCGCCCTCATCGCGGCGGGTGCCGTCTACCCCTGGGTCACCGGGTCCTGGCGGCGGAGCACGACCGACGCCGTCTTCGCCGTCGCTCGCGTCATCGGTCTGATCGTCGGGGTGATGCTCGTCCTCGAGGTCGGGCCGGCGTGGCTCTTCGCCGAGGGCATGGGGCCGTTCCTGCTGAACGCCCTGGTCATCCCGGTCGGGCTGCTCGTGCCGATCGGGGCGGTCTTCCTGGCGCTGCTCGTGGGCTACGGGCTGATGGAGTTCATCGGGGTGCTCGCCCGGCCGCTCATGCGGCCCGTCTTCCGCACCCCCGGCCGCTCGGCGATCGACGCCGTCGCCAGCTTCGTCGGGTCCTACTCGCTCGCCCTGCTCATCACCAACCGGGTCTACCTCGACGGGAAGTACACCCGGCGCGAGGCCATGGTCATCGCCACCGGCTTCTCCACCGTCTCGGCGACCTTCATGATCGTCGTCGCGAGCGCGCTGGACCTCATGGACCACTGGACGGTCTACTTCTGGTCCACCCTGCTCATCACCTTCGTCGTCACCGCGATCACGGTGTGGATCCCGCCGCTGTCGCGCATCCCGGACGAGACGGCGCCCGGCGTGGAGCACCAGCCGGAGCAGCCGACCGAGGGCGGCCGGTTCGCGACCGCGTGGCGGGAGGCCAGGCATACCGTCGCGGCGGACCCGGGCCTGCTGCGGACGGTCCGGTCCACCTTCCTCGACGGGCTCCGGATGGCCATGGCGATCCTGCCGAGCATCCTGTCGATCGGGCTGCTGGGCCTGGTGCTCGCCGAGTTCACGCCGGTCTTCGACTGGCTCGGCTACGTCTTCTACCCCATCACCTGGGCGCTGCAGATCCCCGAGCCGCTGCTCGTCGCCAAGGCCGCCGCGCTGGGCGTCTCGGAGATGTTCCTCCCGGCCGCGCTCGTCGCGGAGTCCGCCATGTCGGTGAAGTACGTCGTCGCCGTGGTGAGCGTCAGCCAGATCATCTTCTTCTCCGCGATGGTGCCCTCCCTCGTCGGCACCCAGATCCCGGTGTCCATCCCGCGGCTGCTCGTCGTCTGGTTCGAGCGGGTATGCCTGAGCCTGGTCCTCGCGATCCCGGTCGGGCTGCTGCTGTTCTGA
- a CDS encoding Uma2 family endonuclease yields MSMTEVGIYTVEDLYAYREQRDDMTIQLIEGELVVSPGPSIVHQAVSGELFALLRASCPPHLRVLTAPLDLRAGERSMIQPDLMVIPREIREGGQVEVPPVLAVEILSPSSRRTDLVAKPHVLARFGCPHYWVVDPEAPGIRVYRLVGDAYESGEVVMGDAAFRVTDPFEVSFRLSDLTR; encoded by the coding sequence ATGAGCATGACCGAGGTCGGCATCTACACGGTCGAGGACCTGTATGCCTACCGCGAGCAGCGGGACGACATGACGATCCAGCTCATCGAGGGTGAGCTGGTCGTGTCTCCCGGTCCGAGCATCGTCCACCAGGCGGTCAGCGGGGAGCTCTTCGCCCTCCTGCGTGCCTCCTGTCCGCCGCACCTGCGCGTGCTGACCGCACCGCTGGACCTGCGGGCCGGGGAGCGCAGCATGATCCAGCCCGACCTCATGGTGATCCCCCGGGAGATCCGCGAGGGCGGACAGGTCGAGGTCCCACCGGTCCTCGCTGTCGAGATCCTGTCGCCGTCGAGCCGCCGGACCGACCTCGTCGCGAAGCCGCACGTGCTCGCCCGCTTCGGCTGCCCGCACTACTGGGTGGTGGACCCGGAGGCGCCGGGCATCCGGGTCTACCGGCTGGTGGGCGACGCCTACGAGTCCGGCGAGGTCGTCATGGGCGACGCGGCGTTCCGCGTGACCGACCCCTTCGAGGTGTCCTTCCGGCTCTCCGACCTCACCCGCTGA
- a CDS encoding PPOX class F420-dependent oxidoreductase yields MGNVAVQHLGAEEFISFTTFRRNGEPVPTPVWVVPLRDGERVGFYTTMGTGKTKRLRHTSRVTVQPCGRTGTPKPGTEPVEATAEMVQGGQDFDEVQAAVRAKYGWQTRVFRLVGKLSQRGKDLRYGDTVVLVTPGVVPG; encoded by the coding sequence ATGGGCAACGTCGCAGTGCAGCACCTCGGTGCCGAGGAGTTCATCTCGTTCACGACCTTCCGCCGCAACGGCGAGCCGGTGCCGACACCGGTGTGGGTGGTGCCGCTGCGCGACGGCGAGCGGGTCGGGTTCTACACGACGATGGGCACCGGCAAGACGAAGCGGCTCCGGCATACCTCGCGGGTCACGGTGCAGCCGTGCGGGCGGACCGGGACGCCGAAGCCGGGCACCGAGCCGGTCGAGGCGACCGCCGAGATGGTGCAGGGCGGCCAGGACTTCGACGAGGTCCAGGCCGCGGTCCGGGCGAAGTACGGCTGGCAGACACGGGTCTTCCGGCTGGTCGGCAAGCTCTCGCAGCGGGGCAAGGACCTGCGCTACGGCGACACCGTCGTGCTCGTCACCCCGGGGGTCGTGCCCGGCTGA
- a CDS encoding ASCH domain-containing protein, whose amino-acid sequence MDEPTPTGQDQDRRDRAIAAFWADARIRGKLNRIEVYAGAQVSDTLPPPAWSFGGEDDPQTADRLLGLVLAGRKTATASAYRDYEADARTRQALDEGPAEGDTLTRTGVDLDLALPEPGLLSILLDGSGRPRALVRITDVDVCRFADVPAEHARLEGEGNGTLADWRAIHREAFAATAPHGEPVDDDTLVVLERFEVLVPAAAGRAARRHP is encoded by the coding sequence GTGGACGAGCCGACGCCGACCGGGCAGGACCAGGACCGACGCGACCGCGCGATCGCGGCCTTCTGGGCCGACGCGCGCATCCGCGGCAAGCTCAACCGCATCGAGGTGTATGCCGGTGCTCAGGTGAGCGACACCCTCCCGCCGCCCGCGTGGAGCTTCGGCGGTGAGGACGACCCGCAGACCGCGGACCGGTTGCTCGGGCTGGTCCTCGCCGGGCGGAAGACCGCGACGGCCAGCGCCTACCGGGACTACGAGGCCGACGCGCGGACCCGGCAGGCCCTGGACGAGGGGCCCGCCGAGGGCGACACCCTCACCCGCACCGGCGTCGACCTCGACCTGGCGCTGCCCGAGCCCGGGCTGCTGTCCATCCTGCTCGACGGCTCCGGTCGACCCCGGGCCCTGGTCCGCATCACGGACGTGGACGTGTGCCGCTTCGCCGACGTCCCCGCCGAGCACGCCCGGCTGGAGGGGGAGGGCAACGGCACCCTCGCGGACTGGCGCGCCATCCACCGCGAGGCGTTCGCGGCCACCGCGCCGCACGGCGAGCCGGTCGACGACGACACCCTCGTGGTCCTCGAGCGTTTCGAGGTGCTGGTGCCCGCGGCGGCCGGACGGGCCGCGCGCCGACACCCCTGA
- a CDS encoding formimidoylglutamate deiminase yields the protein MSTAFHARHAHLPTGVAADVRITVEDGRITGVEAGIPPQDGDHRLPGVVLPGLANAHSHAFHRALRGRTHHGGGTFWSWRETMYAVAARLDPDRYLALARATYAEMALAGITAVGEFHYLHHGPGGKRYMDPNVMGKALVQAAADAGIRLTLLDTCYLVGGLDGAGHRELEGPQLRFGDGDARTWALRVDDLRDHTDGGPAHLRVGAAIHSVRAVPRDQLATVASWARTAPRTSGRGEGGRPVHVHLSEQPAENDACLAAHGLTPTGLLEAEGVLGPDLSAVHATHLTDEDVALLGRHRSYACFCPTTERDLADGIGPARALRDAGARLSLGSDQHAVIDLLEEARALEMHERLDSLERGRFTPVDLLAAATAHDSIGWPDAGRIEVGARADLVAVRDDTVRTAGTDPGQVVLAATAADVDTVVVDGRVVVQDGRHRLGDVGRLLSEAIHRLVAPTD from the coding sequence GTGAGCACCGCCTTCCACGCGCGGCACGCGCACCTGCCGACCGGCGTCGCCGCCGACGTCCGCATCACGGTCGAGGACGGCCGGATCACCGGGGTGGAGGCGGGCATACCGCCGCAGGACGGGGACCACCGGCTGCCCGGCGTCGTCCTGCCCGGCCTGGCCAACGCCCACAGCCACGCCTTCCACCGCGCGCTCCGGGGTCGGACGCACCACGGGGGCGGCACGTTCTGGTCCTGGCGCGAGACGATGTATGCCGTCGCAGCCCGGCTCGACCCGGACCGCTACCTCGCCCTGGCGCGCGCGACCTACGCCGAGATGGCGCTCGCCGGGATCACGGCGGTGGGGGAGTTCCACTACCTCCACCACGGGCCCGGCGGGAAGCGCTACATGGACCCCAACGTCATGGGGAAGGCTCTGGTGCAGGCCGCCGCCGACGCCGGGATCCGGCTGACGCTGCTGGACACCTGCTACCTCGTCGGCGGGCTCGACGGCGCCGGTCACCGGGAGCTGGAGGGCCCGCAGCTGCGCTTCGGCGACGGCGACGCACGGACCTGGGCGCTGCGCGTGGACGACCTGCGCGACCACACCGACGGCGGGCCCGCGCACCTGCGGGTCGGTGCCGCGATCCACTCGGTGCGCGCCGTGCCCCGCGACCAGCTCGCGACCGTGGCTTCGTGGGCGCGCACCGCGCCCCGCACCTCCGGTCGCGGGGAGGGCGGGCGGCCGGTGCACGTGCACCTGTCGGAGCAGCCCGCGGAGAACGACGCGTGCCTCGCCGCGCACGGGCTCACCCCCACCGGTCTGCTCGAGGCCGAGGGCGTGCTCGGGCCGGACCTCAGCGCGGTGCACGCCACCCACCTCACCGACGAGGACGTCGCGCTGCTCGGCCGGCACCGGTCGTATGCCTGCTTCTGCCCCACCACCGAGCGCGACCTCGCCGACGGGATCGGTCCCGCCCGCGCCCTGCGCGACGCCGGGGCGCGACTGTCCCTCGGCTCGGACCAGCACGCGGTCATCGACCTGCTGGAGGAGGCCCGGGCCCTGGAGATGCACGAGCGGCTCGACAGCCTCGAGCGGGGCCGGTTCACGCCCGTCGACCTGCTGGCGGCGGCCACCGCGCACGACAGCATCGGCTGGCCGGACGCCGGGCGCATCGAGGTCGGCGCGCGGGCCGACCTCGTCGCCGTGCGCGACGACACCGTCCGCACCGCCGGCACCGACCCCGGTCAGGTGGTCCTCGCGGCGACGGCGGCCGATGTCGACACGGTCGTCGTCGACGGGCGGGTGGTCGTGCAGGACGGGCGCCACCGGCTGGGCGACGTCGGGCGCCTGCTGTCCGAGGCCATCCACCGGCTGGTCGCACCGACCGACTGA
- the hutH gene encoding histidine ammonia-lyase, whose amino-acid sequence MSRLPEPDLPREVVVTAGPMSHAEVVAVARHGARVSIAGDAVEGIAATRRIIEDLAGDTQPHYGISTGFGALANTSIPPEKRAQLQRSLVRSHAAGSGPEVEREVVRALMLLRLSTLATGRTGVRVETAQAYASLLNAGITPVVREHGSLGCSGDLAPLAHCALAVMGEGMVRVGPEAGADQEAWQASPQELIPAGEALARAGIAPVELAEKEGLALINGTDGMLGMLVLALHDLDTLLTTADVAAAMSVEGLLGTDDVFAADLHDLRPHPGQARSAENLRDLMSESAIRESHRTEACTRVQDAYSLRCSPQVHGSARDTCGYARTVADRELAAAVDNPVVTLDGRVESNGNFHGAPVAHVLDFLAIVAADVASISERRTDRFLDVARSHGLPPFLADDPGTDSGHMIAQYTQAALVSELKRLAAPASVDSIPSSAMQEDHVSMGWGAARKLRRAVDGLTRVVAVEVLTAARALDLRAPLTPAPATAAVVALLRGSGVEGPGPDRHLSPEIETVVDLVADGRVRDAAERVTGLLH is encoded by the coding sequence ATGAGCCGTCTCCCCGAGCCTGACCTGCCGCGCGAGGTCGTCGTCACCGCCGGCCCGATGTCGCACGCCGAGGTCGTGGCCGTCGCCCGGCATGGTGCCCGCGTGAGCATCGCGGGCGACGCCGTCGAGGGCATCGCCGCGACCCGCCGCATCATTGAGGACCTGGCCGGGGACACCCAGCCGCACTACGGCATCTCGACCGGCTTCGGCGCGCTGGCCAACACCAGCATCCCGCCGGAGAAGCGGGCACAGCTGCAGCGCAGCCTGGTCCGCAGCCACGCCGCGGGGTCCGGCCCGGAGGTCGAGCGAGAGGTCGTGCGGGCGCTCATGCTCCTGCGCCTGTCGACCCTCGCGACCGGCCGCACGGGGGTGCGGGTCGAGACGGCGCAGGCGTATGCCTCGCTCCTCAACGCCGGCATCACCCCCGTCGTGCGCGAGCACGGCAGCCTCGGCTGCTCCGGCGACCTCGCGCCGCTGGCCCACTGCGCCCTGGCCGTCATGGGCGAGGGCATGGTCCGGGTCGGTCCGGAGGCGGGCGCGGACCAGGAGGCCTGGCAGGCCTCCCCGCAGGAGCTCATCCCCGCCGGTGAGGCGCTGGCCCGCGCCGGCATCGCCCCGGTCGAGCTGGCCGAGAAGGAGGGCCTGGCCCTCATCAACGGCACCGACGGCATGCTCGGCATGCTCGTGCTCGCCCTGCACGACCTCGACACCCTGCTCACCACCGCCGACGTCGCCGCCGCGATGAGCGTCGAGGGCCTGCTCGGCACCGACGACGTCTTCGCCGCCGACCTGCACGACCTGCGGCCGCACCCCGGCCAGGCCCGGTCGGCCGAGAACTTGCGAGACCTCATGTCCGAGAGCGCGATCCGTGAGTCGCACCGCACCGAGGCGTGCACCCGCGTGCAGGACGCCTACTCGCTGCGCTGCTCGCCCCAGGTGCACGGATCCGCCCGCGACACCTGCGGGTATGCCCGCACCGTCGCCGACCGCGAGCTCGCCGCCGCCGTCGACAACCCGGTCGTCACGCTCGACGGACGGGTCGAGAGCAACGGCAACTTCCACGGCGCGCCGGTCGCCCACGTGCTCGACTTCCTCGCGATCGTCGCCGCGGACGTGGCGAGCATCAGCGAGCGGCGCACCGACCGCTTCCTCGACGTCGCCCGCAGCCACGGGCTGCCGCCCTTCCTCGCGGACGACCCCGGGACCGACAGCGGGCACATGATCGCGCAATACACCCAGGCCGCGCTGGTCAGCGAGCTCAAGCGGCTGGCCGCCCCGGCGAGCGTGGACTCCATACCCTCCTCCGCGATGCAGGAGGACCACGTGAGCATGGGCTGGGGTGCGGCCCGCAAGCTCCGCCGCGCCGTCGACGGGCTGACCCGCGTCGTCGCGGTCGAGGTCCTCACCGCCGCCCGCGCGCTCGACCTGCGCGCGCCGCTCACCCCCGCCCCCGCGACGGCGGCCGTCGTGGCGCTGCTGCGCGGGTCCGGCGTCGAGGGCCCCGGCCCGGACCGCCACCTCAGCCCCGAGATCGAGACCGTCGTCGATCTCGTCGCGGACGGCCGCGTCCGCGACGCCGCCGAACGCGTCACCGGACTGCTGCACTGA
- the hutU gene encoding urocanate hydratase produces the protein MEGARPVRAPRGTQLTARSWATEAPLRMLMNNLDPEVAERPDDLVVYGGTGRAARDWRSFDAMVRTLTDLREDETMLVQSGRPVGVMQTHEWAPRVLIANSNLVGDWATWPEFRRLEQLGLTMYGQMTAGSWIYIGTQGILQGTYETFAAVAAKKFGGSLAGTLTLTGGCGGMGGAQPLAVTLNGGVCLVVDVDEARLRRRVKSRYLDEVADSLDAGVERALTAKQAREAVSIGVVGNAAEVFPELLRRGVAIDIVTDQTSAHDPLSYLPTGIDLADWHDYAEKKPEEFTDRAQESMARHVEAMVGFMDAGAEVFDYGNSIRDEARQGGYDRAFEFPGFVPAYIRPLFCEGKGPFRWAALSGDEKDIAATDQAVLDLFPDNDHLQKWIRGAQDKVAFEGLPARICWLGYGERDKAGVRFNDMVASGEVSAPIAIGRDHLDCGSVASPYRETEAMADGSDAIADWPLLNAMVNTASGASWVSLHHGGGVGIGRSLHAGQVSVADGTDLARQKLERVLTNDPGMGVIRHVDAGYDRADEVAAERGVRVPMREGD, from the coding sequence ATGGAAGGCGCCCGTCCCGTCCGCGCACCGCGCGGCACCCAGCTCACCGCCCGCTCCTGGGCCACCGAGGCCCCGTTGCGGATGCTCATGAACAACCTCGACCCCGAGGTGGCCGAGCGCCCCGACGACCTCGTCGTCTACGGCGGCACCGGCCGCGCGGCGCGCGACTGGCGCAGCTTCGACGCCATGGTCCGCACCCTCACCGACCTGCGCGAGGACGAGACCATGCTGGTCCAGTCCGGCCGTCCGGTCGGGGTCATGCAGACCCACGAGTGGGCGCCGCGCGTGCTCATCGCCAACTCCAACCTCGTCGGCGACTGGGCGACCTGGCCCGAGTTCCGCCGGCTCGAGCAGCTCGGGCTGACGATGTACGGCCAGATGACCGCCGGCTCCTGGATCTACATCGGCACCCAGGGCATCCTGCAGGGCACCTACGAGACGTTCGCCGCGGTCGCCGCCAAGAAGTTCGGCGGGTCCCTCGCCGGGACGCTCACCCTCACCGGCGGGTGCGGCGGCATGGGTGGGGCGCAGCCGCTGGCGGTCACGCTCAACGGCGGGGTATGCCTCGTGGTCGACGTCGACGAGGCCCGGCTGCGCCGTCGGGTGAAGAGCCGCTACCTGGACGAGGTCGCCGACTCCCTCGACGCGGGTGTGGAGCGGGCGCTGACCGCCAAGCAGGCGCGCGAGGCCGTCTCGATCGGCGTCGTCGGCAACGCCGCCGAGGTCTTCCCCGAGCTGCTGCGCCGTGGTGTCGCGATCGACATCGTGACCGACCAGACGTCCGCGCACGACCCCCTGTCCTACCTGCCGACCGGCATCGACCTCGCCGACTGGCACGACTACGCCGAGAAGAAGCCGGAGGAGTTCACCGACCGGGCACAGGAGTCGATGGCGCGGCACGTCGAGGCGATGGTCGGCTTCATGGACGCCGGCGCCGAGGTCTTCGACTACGGCAACAGCATCCGCGACGAGGCCCGCCAGGGCGGCTACGACCGGGCCTTCGAGTTCCCCGGCTTCGTCCCGGCATACATCCGGCCGCTGTTCTGCGAGGGCAAGGGCCCGTTCCGCTGGGCCGCGCTGTCCGGCGACGAGAAGGACATCGCCGCCACCGACCAGGCCGTGCTCGACCTCTTCCCGGACAACGACCACCTGCAGAAGTGGATCCGGGGCGCCCAGGACAAGGTCGCCTTCGAGGGGCTGCCCGCGCGGATCTGCTGGCTCGGCTACGGCGAGCGGGACAAGGCGGGCGTGCGCTTCAACGACATGGTCGCCTCCGGCGAGGTCAGCGCGCCGATCGCCATCGGCCGCGACCACCTCGACTGCGGCTCGGTGGCGAGCCCCTACCGCGAGACCGAGGCGATGGCCGACGGCTCGGACGCCATCGCCGACTGGCCGCTGCTCAACGCCATGGTCAACACCGCCTCCGGCGCGTCCTGGGTGTCGCTGCACCACGGCGGCGGCGTCGGCATCGGCCGCTCGCTGCACGCCGGGCAGGTCAGCGTGGCCGACGGCACCGACCTGGCCCGGCAGAAGCTGGAGCGGGTCCTGACCAACGACCCCGGCATGGGCGTCATCCGGCACGTCGACGCCGGCTACGACCGTGCCGACGAGGTGGCCGCCGAGCGCGGCGTGCGCGTCCCCATGCGGGAGGGCGACTGA